One Pseudomonas sp. MH9.2 DNA segment encodes these proteins:
- a CDS encoding ABC transporter ATP-binding protein, whose translation MSQPLLLNLRNLACGYQDQRVVQDLNLHLNTGDIGCLLGSSGCGKTTTLRAIAGFEPVYEGEITLAGEVISRPGFTLAPEKRRIGMVFQDYALFPHLSVAENIGFGIRKHPRLKQVTDELLELVNLGTLGKRYPHELSGGQQQRVALARALAPEPQLLLLDEPFSNLDGELRRRLSHEVREILKARGTSAILVTHDQEEAFAVSDHVGVFKEGRLEQWDTPYNLYHEPLTPFVASFIGKGYFIRGQLVSPEAVQTELGLLRGNRAYMWAIGSAVDVLLRPDDIVYAPDSTLKTHVVSKTFQGASTLYRLQMPTGSQLEAIFPSHVDYRAGDEVGIRVAADHLVLFQAAGSLRYI comes from the coding sequence ATGAGCCAGCCTTTACTGCTGAATCTGCGCAATCTGGCGTGTGGCTATCAGGATCAACGGGTGGTGCAGGACCTTAACCTGCACCTCAATACCGGCGATATCGGCTGTTTGTTGGGCTCCTCAGGGTGCGGCAAGACCACCACACTGCGAGCCATCGCCGGTTTTGAGCCGGTGTATGAAGGTGAAATCACGCTGGCTGGCGAAGTGATCTCGCGCCCAGGCTTCACCCTGGCGCCCGAGAAGCGCCGGATCGGCATGGTCTTTCAGGACTACGCGTTGTTCCCGCACTTGAGTGTCGCGGAAAACATCGGCTTCGGCATTCGCAAACACCCCCGCCTCAAGCAGGTCACCGACGAACTGCTCGAACTGGTCAACCTCGGCACGCTGGGCAAACGTTACCCGCATGAGTTGTCAGGCGGCCAACAACAGCGTGTCGCACTGGCTCGAGCCTTGGCACCGGAGCCTCAGCTGCTGTTACTGGATGAGCCGTTTTCCAACCTTGACGGTGAGCTGCGGCGGCGCCTCAGTCATGAAGTCCGCGAGATCCTCAAGGCACGTGGCACCAGCGCAATTCTGGTGACTCACGATCAGGAGGAAGCCTTTGCTGTCAGCGATCACGTCGGTGTCTTCAAAGAGGGACGCCTTGAGCAGTGGGATACGCCCTACAACCTCTATCACGAACCGCTGACCCCCTTCGTTGCCAGCTTTATCGGTAAGGGCTATTTCATTCGTGGGCAACTCGTCAGCCCGGAAGCAGTGCAGACCGAGCTGGGCCTGTTGCGTGGCAATCGCGCCTACATGTGGGCGATCGGTAGCGCCGTGGATGTGCTGCTAAGACCAGATGACATCGTCTACGCGCCAGACAGCACACTCAAGACGCACGTTGTGAGCAAGACCTTTCAAGGCGCCTCGACACTGTATCGACTGCAAATGCCAACAGGCAGCCAACTGGAAGCGATCTTCCCCAGCCACGTCGACTATCGCGCAGGTGACGAGGTCGGGATTCGTGTGGCGGCTGATCATCTGGTGCTGTTCCAGGCCGCCGGCAGTCTCAGGTATATCTAA
- a CDS encoding PhzF family phenazine biosynthesis protein — translation MQLEFHQVDAFSNRPFSGNPAMVYRLDAWLADELMQQIAAEHNLAETAFLVREAQGWHIRWFTPATEVPLCGHATLASAYVLFEVYKEPVERIDFIGKSGAMSVTRENDRLLLDFPALMPHEVGVTVELQRALGVDIVDVLGSTELLVVLESEQAVRDCTPDMAALARLPWPGVIVTAMGTQHDFVSRYFAPAIGIPEDPVTGSTHCSLIPYWSKRLGKQGLTAYQCSARGGELFCRLEGGRVKIGGHATLVASGKLLLG, via the coding sequence ATGCAGCTTGAATTTCACCAGGTTGACGCTTTCAGTAACCGCCCGTTCAGTGGCAACCCGGCGATGGTTTATCGACTGGATGCCTGGCTGGCGGATGAGTTGATGCAGCAGATTGCTGCCGAGCACAACCTGGCGGAAACCGCGTTTCTGGTCCGTGAAGCTCAGGGCTGGCACATCCGCTGGTTCACTCCAGCCACCGAAGTCCCATTGTGTGGTCACGCCACCCTGGCCAGCGCTTACGTGTTGTTCGAGGTCTACAAAGAGCCGGTCGAGCGGATAGATTTTATTGGCAAGTCCGGCGCCATGAGCGTCACCCGCGAAAACGATCGGTTGTTGCTGGACTTTCCGGCCCTGATGCCCCACGAAGTGGGGGTAACTGTCGAGCTTCAGCGCGCGCTGGGCGTCGATATCGTCGATGTGTTGGGCTCGACCGAGTTGCTGGTGGTCCTGGAGTCCGAACAGGCGGTGCGCGACTGCACGCCCGATATGGCCGCGCTGGCGCGTTTACCGTGGCCAGGCGTTATCGTCACGGCCATGGGCACCCAGCATGATTTTGTCTCCCGCTACTTCGCACCGGCCATCGGTATCCCCGAAGACCCGGTGACCGGCTCGACCCACTGCAGCTTGATCCCCTATTGGTCGAAGCGTCTTGGCAAGCAGGGGTTGACCGCCTACCAATGCTCGGCCCGTGGCGGCGAACTGTTCTGTCGACTGGAGGGCGGGCGGGTCAAAATCGGTGGGCATGCAACCTTGGTGGCGAGCGGGAAGTTATTGCTCGGTTGA
- the ybaK gene encoding Cys-tRNA(Pro) deacylase, translating to MTPALDLLKKVRADHRVHSYEHDPKAASYGLEAAEKLGLEPAQVFKTLLAVTEKGELLVAVVPVVGSLDLKALAHAAGAKKVEMADPAAAQRATGYLLGGISPLGQKKRLRTFIDQSAQSFATLFVSAGRRGLEVELSAAVLAGLTQATFSGIGRA from the coding sequence ATGACCCCCGCATTGGATTTGTTGAAAAAAGTTCGCGCAGATCACCGTGTGCACAGTTATGAACACGACCCGAAGGCGGCCTCTTATGGTCTGGAGGCGGCTGAGAAGCTTGGTCTGGAGCCTGCGCAGGTGTTCAAAACCCTGTTGGCGGTGACTGAAAAAGGCGAATTGCTGGTGGCGGTGGTCCCGGTCGTCGGAAGTCTTGATCTCAAAGCGCTGGCGCATGCAGCGGGGGCAAAAAAAGTCGAAATGGCTGATCCCGCAGCTGCTCAGCGCGCCACAGGCTATTTATTGGGCGGCATTAGCCCGTTAGGGCAGAAGAAGAGATTGCGTACTTTCATCGATCAATCGGCACAGTCCTTCGCCACTCTCTTCGTCAGCGCCGGGCGTCGAGGCCTGGAGGTGGAGCTTTCGGCTGCCGTACTGGCCGGGCTCACCCAGGCAACATTTTCCGGGATTGGTCGCGCCTAG
- a CDS encoding MIP/aquaporin family protein, with product MTTAIPQPLQQPTLTGQCLAEFLGTALLIFFGTGCVAALKVAGASFGLWEISIIWGIGVSMAIYLTAGVSGAHLNPAVSIALCIFGDFEKRKLPLYILAQVTGAFSAAALVYLLYISLFFEFEHVHHMIRGTQASLELASIFSTYPNPAISTGQAFLVEVVITAILMCVIMSLTDDNNGLPRGPMAPLLIGLLIAVIGSAMGPLTGFAMNPARDFGPKLMTFFAGWGPMAFTGGREIPYFLIPIFAPILGACLGAASYRGLIARHLPSALVVENKDANVVRSKAQASS from the coding sequence ATGACAACGGCTATACCGCAACCCCTGCAACAACCCACGCTGACGGGTCAATGCCTGGCTGAATTTCTGGGCACCGCGTTGTTGATTTTTTTTGGTACCGGTTGTGTTGCAGCGCTCAAGGTCGCTGGCGCCAGCTTTGGATTGTGGGAAATCAGTATCATCTGGGGCATTGGCGTCAGCATGGCGATTTACCTGACCGCCGGCGTATCCGGCGCGCATCTCAATCCTGCAGTAAGCATTGCGTTATGTATTTTCGGTGACTTTGAAAAGAGAAAGCTGCCACTTTACATTCTCGCCCAAGTGACCGGCGCCTTTTCCGCGGCCGCGTTGGTGTACCTGCTCTACATCAGCCTGTTCTTCGAATTCGAACACGTACACCACATGATTCGCGGGACTCAAGCCAGTCTTGAGCTGGCTTCAATCTTTTCCACGTACCCCAATCCGGCGATATCCACCGGACAAGCCTTTTTGGTTGAAGTGGTGATCACCGCCATTCTCATGTGCGTGATCATGTCCCTGACCGACGACAACAACGGCTTGCCTCGAGGCCCGATGGCGCCGCTACTGATTGGCTTGTTGATCGCCGTGATTGGTAGCGCCATGGGACCACTGACCGGGTTTGCGATGAACCCGGCGCGGGATTTCGGTCCCAAGCTCATGACATTCTTCGCAGGCTGGGGTCCGATGGCGTTTACTGGCGGCCGTGAAATCCCCTACTTTCTGATCCCGATTTTCGCGCCAATCCTTGGTGCCTGTCTGGGCGCTGCAAGCTATCGCGGGCTGATCGCTCGCCACCTGCCCAGCGCCCTTGTTGTAGAGAATAAGGACGCTAACGTCGTTCGCAGCAAAGCTCAGGCTTCATCTTGA
- the glpK gene encoding glycerol kinase GlpK, translating into MTDTQNKNYIIALDQGTTSSRAIIFDRDANVVSSAQSEFVQHYPQAGWVEHDPMEIFATQTACMTKALAQADLHHDQIAAIGITNQRETTVVWEKETGRPIYNAIVWQCRRSTEICQQLKRDGLEDYIKETTGLVTDPYFSGTKLKWILDHVEGSRERARKGELLFGTIDSWLIWKFTGGKVHVTDYTNASRTLLFNIHTLEWDEKMLKVLDIPREMLPEVRSSSEVYGHSKSGIPIAGIAGDQQAALFGQMCVEPGQAKNTYGTGCFLLMNTGKKAVKSQHGMLTTIACGPRGEVAYALEGAVFNGGSTIQWLRDELKLINDALDTEYFAGKVKDSNGVYLVPAFTGLGAPYWDPYARGALFGLTRGVKVDHIIRAALESIAYQTRDVLDAMQQDSGERLKALRVDGGAVANNFLMQFQADILGTMVERPQMRETTALGAAYLAGLAIGFWGSLDELRSKAVIEREFEPQLAEEEREKLYAGWKKAVSRTRDWEPHEESN; encoded by the coding sequence ATGACTGACACACAGAATAAGAACTACATCATTGCCCTTGACCAGGGTACGACCAGTTCACGCGCCATTATTTTCGACCGCGATGCCAACGTGGTCAGTTCCGCGCAAAGCGAGTTCGTCCAGCATTACCCGCAAGCGGGATGGGTCGAACATGACCCCATGGAAATCTTCGCCACCCAGACCGCGTGCATGACCAAGGCACTCGCCCAAGCTGATCTGCATCATGATCAGATTGCGGCCATCGGCATCACCAATCAGCGGGAAACCACCGTCGTATGGGAAAAAGAAACCGGCCGCCCTATCTACAACGCGATTGTCTGGCAATGCCGCCGCAGCACCGAAATCTGTCAGCAACTCAAGCGTGACGGACTGGAAGACTACATCAAGGAAACGACAGGGCTGGTCACCGACCCCTACTTCTCCGGCACCAAGCTCAAGTGGATTCTCGATCACGTCGAAGGCAGCCGAGAGCGCGCACGCAAAGGCGAGCTGCTGTTCGGCACCATTGATAGCTGGCTGATCTGGAAATTCACCGGCGGCAAGGTTCACGTCACCGACTACACCAACGCCTCGCGCACCCTGCTCTTCAATATTCATACCCTGGAATGGGATGAAAAAATGCTGAAGGTGCTGGATATTCCACGCGAGATGCTGCCTGAGGTACGGTCCTCCTCTGAGGTTTACGGCCACAGCAAAAGCGGCATCCCTATCGCCGGTATTGCGGGAGACCAGCAAGCGGCCTTGTTCGGCCAGATGTGCGTTGAACCCGGTCAGGCCAAGAACACCTACGGCACCGGCTGCTTCCTGTTGATGAATACCGGAAAGAAAGCCGTGAAGTCGCAACACGGCATGCTGACCACCATCGCCTGCGGACCGCGCGGCGAAGTCGCTTATGCCCTTGAAGGCGCTGTGTTCAACGGTGGCTCCACCATCCAGTGGCTGCGAGACGAACTGAAACTCATCAATGACGCGCTGGACACCGAGTACTTCGCCGGCAAGGTCAAGGACAGCAATGGCGTCTACCTCGTCCCCGCCTTTACCGGACTGGGCGCGCCGTACTGGGACCCGTATGCCCGTGGTGCATTGTTCGGCCTGACGCGCGGGGTCAAGGTCGACCACATCATTCGTGCCGCGCTTGAATCGATCGCCTACCAGACGCGTGACGTGCTGGACGCCATGCAGCAGGATTCCGGCGAGCGCCTCAAAGCCTTGCGTGTGGACGGCGGCGCTGTGGCCAACAACTTTTTAATGCAGTTCCAGGCCGACATTCTCGGGACGATGGTCGAACGTCCGCAAATGCGTGAAACCACCGCACTGGGCGCTGCTTATCTCGCCGGCCTGGCCATCGGTTTCTGGGGCAGCCTGGACGAGTTGCGCAGCAAAGCGGTGATCGAGCGCGAATTCGAACCGCAACTTGCCGAAGAGGAAAGAGAAAAACTCTATGCCGGCTGGAAAAAAGCCGTGAGCCGCACCCGCGATTGGGAACCGCACGAAGAAAGCAACTGA
- a CDS encoding DeoR/GlpR family transcriptional regulator, with translation MNLPPRQQQILELVRERGYVSIEEMAQLFVVTPQTIRRDINQLAEMSLLRRYHGGAAYDSSIENTAYAMRADQMRDEKQRIAEAIAAQIPDHASLFINIGTTTESIARALLNHNNLKIITNNLHVASILSAKDDFEVLLAGGTVRRDGGVVGQACVDFINQFKVDFALVGISGIDEDGSLLDFDYQEVRVSQAIIANARKVLLAADSSKFGRNAMVRLGPISLIDCLVTDEAPVPALMQLLTQYKIRLEVV, from the coding sequence ATGAACCTGCCTCCCCGCCAGCAGCAGATCCTCGAGCTGGTACGCGAACGCGGCTATGTCAGCATTGAAGAAATGGCTCAGCTGTTTGTCGTGACCCCGCAAACCATCCGCCGTGATATCAATCAATTGGCGGAAATGAGCCTGTTGCGCCGCTACCATGGCGGCGCAGCCTATGACTCGAGCATCGAGAACACAGCCTACGCCATGCGTGCAGACCAGATGCGCGACGAGAAACAACGGATCGCCGAGGCCATTGCCGCGCAGATCCCGGACCACGCCTCGCTGTTCATCAATATCGGCACCACCACCGAATCCATTGCCCGCGCGCTGCTGAATCACAACAACCTGAAAATCATCACCAACAACCTGCATGTGGCCTCGATCCTCAGCGCCAAGGATGACTTTGAAGTCCTGCTGGCTGGCGGCACTGTTCGCCGCGATGGCGGCGTGGTGGGTCAAGCCTGTGTCGACTTCATCAATCAGTTCAAAGTCGACTTCGCCTTGGTCGGTATTAGCGGCATTGATGAAGACGGCAGTTTGCTGGACTTTGATTATCAGGAAGTACGGGTGTCCCAGGCGATCATCGCCAACGCCCGAAAAGTACTGTTGGCCGCCGACTCCAGCAAGTTCGGACGCAACGCCATGGTCCGCCTGGGACCGATCAGCCTGATCGACTGCCTGGTCACCGACGAGGCCCCCGTCCCTGCGCTGATGCAGTTATTGACCCAGTACAAGATTCGTCTGGAAGTGGTCTGA
- the glpD gene encoding glycerol-3-phosphate dehydrogenase, with protein sequence MPHTTLPVPPLSEIYDIAVIGGGINGVGIAADAAGRGLSVFLCEKDDLASHTSSASSKLIHGGLRYLEHYEFRLVREALAEREVLLAKAPHIVKPMRFVLPHRPHLRPAWMIRAGLFLYDHLGKREKLPASRSLRFGSDSPLNATITRGFEYSDCWVDDARLVVLNAMAARENGAHVHTQTRCINARRSKGLWHMNMERSDGSLFSIRAKALVNAAGPWVAKFIRDDLKLDSPYGIRLIQGSHLIVPKLYEGENAFILQNEDQRIVFTIPYLERFTIIGTTDREYQGDPSKVTITEDEIDYLLKVVNEHFKKQLSRSDIVRTYSGVRPLCNDESDNPSAVTRDYTLSLSGSAEEAPILSVFGGKLTTYRKLAESAMTHLAPFFPHMKPSWTATASLPGGEDMSTPQALSDELTKRFDWLPSDVAQRWARTYGSRSWRLLEGVQSLADMGEHLGGGLYTREVDYLCSEEWALDAEDILWRRSKLGLFTTPSEQVRVQDYLNTVTRNKSSIEAA encoded by the coding sequence ATGCCCCACACCACCTTGCCCGTGCCACCGCTTTCCGAAATCTACGACATCGCCGTCATTGGCGGTGGTATCAATGGCGTAGGGATAGCCGCGGACGCTGCCGGTCGCGGTTTATCGGTGTTCCTTTGCGAAAAGGATGACTTGGCCAGCCATACATCATCAGCCAGCAGCAAGCTGATCCATGGTGGACTGCGCTATCTCGAACATTATGAGTTTCGCCTGGTACGAGAAGCGCTCGCCGAACGTGAAGTGCTGCTGGCCAAAGCGCCGCATATCGTCAAGCCGATGCGCTTCGTGCTCCCTCATCGTCCGCATCTGCGCCCTGCGTGGATGATCCGTGCCGGCCTGTTCTTGTATGATCATCTGGGCAAGCGGGAAAAACTGCCCGCCTCGCGCAGCCTGCGCTTTGGCAGCGACAGCCCGCTAAACGCGACGATAACCCGTGGTTTCGAATACTCCGATTGCTGGGTCGACGACGCCCGCCTGGTGGTACTCAACGCCATGGCCGCGCGTGAAAACGGCGCGCACGTTCATACCCAAACGCGCTGCATCAACGCCCGTCGCAGTAAGGGCCTGTGGCACATGAACATGGAACGTTCCGACGGCAGCCTGTTTTCCATTCGCGCCAAAGCGCTGGTCAACGCCGCCGGGCCTTGGGTTGCCAAATTCATTCGTGATGACCTTAAACTCGACTCCCCTTACGGGATCCGCCTGATTCAGGGCAGCCACCTGATCGTGCCCAAACTGTACGAGGGCGAAAACGCGTTCATTCTGCAAAACGAAGATCAGCGCATCGTCTTCACGATTCCTTACCTGGAACGCTTCACCATCATTGGCACCACGGACCGTGAATATCAGGGCGATCCGAGCAAGGTGACGATTACCGAAGACGAAATCGACTACCTGCTCAAAGTGGTCAATGAGCACTTCAAGAAACAACTGAGCCGCAGCGACATCGTGCGAACCTACTCGGGCGTTCGTCCGCTGTGCAATGACGAATCGGACAACCCTTCGGCGGTGACCCGCGATTACACGCTGTCACTCTCGGGCAGCGCTGAAGAAGCACCGATCCTATCGGTGTTCGGCGGCAAGTTGACGACTTATCGCAAGCTGGCTGAATCGGCGATGACCCACCTTGCGCCCTTCTTCCCGCACATGAAACCAAGCTGGACCGCCACTGCCAGCCTGCCCGGGGGCGAAGACATGAGCACGCCACAGGCCCTGAGTGATGAATTGACGAAACGCTTCGACTGGCTGCCAAGCGACGTTGCCCAGCGCTGGGCCCGCACCTACGGCAGCCGCAGCTGGCGCCTGCTCGAAGGTGTGCAGAGCCTCGCCGATATGGGCGAGCACCTCGGGGGCGGCCTCTACACCCGCGAAGTCGATTATCTGTGCAGCGAGGAATGGGCTCTGGATGCCGAAGACATTCTTTGGCGTCGCAGCAAGTTGGGTCTATTCACCACACCGAGCGAGCAGGTGCGCGTGCAGGACTACCTCAACACGGTCACGCGCAATAAAAGCAGCATCGAAGCCGCCTGA
- a CDS encoding glutamate/aspartate ABC transporter substrate-binding protein codes for MRIVPHILGAAIAAALISTPVFAAELTGTLKKIKESGTITLGHRDASIPFSYIADASGIPVGYSHDIQLKVVEAIKKDLAMPDLKVKYNLVTSQTRIPLVQNGTVDLECGSTTNNAERGQQVDFSVGIFEIGTRLLAKKDSPYKDFADLKGKNVVTTAGTTSERIIKSMNADKQMGMNVISAKDHGESFNMLESGRAVAFMMDDALLAGEMAKAKKPDDWAVTGTAQSYEIYGCMVRKDDAPFKKAVDDAIKATFTSGEINTIYAKWFMQPIPPKGLNLNFPMSDELKNLIANPTDKPAPDKAI; via the coding sequence ATGCGCATCGTTCCCCATATTTTGGGCGCAGCAATCGCTGCCGCTCTGATTAGCACTCCAGTTTTCGCTGCCGAACTCACCGGCACACTGAAGAAAATCAAAGAGTCTGGCACCATCACCCTCGGACACCGCGACGCCTCCATCCCGTTCTCCTATATCGCTGACGCTTCCGGGATTCCGGTCGGCTACTCCCACGATATCCAGCTGAAAGTCGTCGAAGCCATCAAGAAAGACCTGGCCATGCCTGACCTGAAGGTCAAATACAACCTGGTCACGTCGCAAACCCGTATCCCGCTGGTGCAAAACGGCACTGTAGACCTTGAGTGCGGTTCCACCACCAACAACGCCGAACGCGGTCAACAAGTTGACTTCTCAGTAGGCATCTTCGAAATCGGGACGCGCCTGCTGGCCAAAAAAGACTCTCCGTACAAAGACTTCGCCGATCTGAAAGGCAAGAACGTCGTGACCACTGCGGGCACCACGTCCGAGCGCATCATCAAATCGATGAACGCCGACAAGCAGATGGGCATGAATGTCATCTCTGCCAAGGACCATGGCGAATCCTTCAACATGCTCGAGTCCGGCCGTGCGGTCGCGTTCATGATGGATGATGCACTGCTCGCAGGCGAAATGGCCAAAGCCAAGAAGCCTGATGACTGGGCAGTGACCGGCACCGCGCAGTCCTATGAAATCTACGGCTGCATGGTTCGTAAAGACGACGCCCCGTTCAAGAAAGCTGTCGATGACGCGATCAAGGCAACCTTCACCTCGGGCGAGATCAACACGATCTACGCCAAGTGGTTCATGCAGCCGATCCCGCCGAAGGGTCTGAACCTGAACTTCCCGATGAGCGACGAGCTGAAAAACCTGATCGCCAACCCTACCGATAAGCCAGCTCCCGACAAAGCCATCTAA
- a CDS encoding amino acid ABC transporter permease: MNYNWDWGVFLKSTGIGKEIYLDWYLTGLGWTIAIAVAAWIIALLLGSVLGVMRTVPNRWVSGIATVYVELFRNVPLLVQLFIWYFLVPDLLPDNLQQWYKQDLNPTTSAFLSVVVCLGLFTAARVCEQVRTGIQALPGGQESAARAMGFKLPQIYWNVLLPQAYRIIIPPLTSEFLNVFKNSSVASLIGLMELLAQTKQTAEFSANLFEAFTLATLIYFTLNMSLMLLMRMIEKKIAVPGLISLGGK; this comes from the coding sequence ATGAATTACAACTGGGACTGGGGCGTATTCCTCAAGTCCACCGGTATCGGCAAAGAAATCTATCTGGACTGGTACCTCACCGGTCTGGGCTGGACCATCGCTATTGCCGTCGCCGCCTGGATCATCGCTTTACTGCTGGGCTCTGTGCTCGGGGTCATGCGTACTGTGCCTAACCGCTGGGTGTCGGGCATTGCCACGGTTTACGTGGAACTTTTCCGCAATGTTCCGCTGCTGGTGCAATTGTTTATCTGGTACTTCCTGGTGCCGGATTTGCTGCCTGACAACCTTCAGCAGTGGTACAAGCAAGACCTCAACCCCACGACATCGGCTTTTCTAAGCGTCGTGGTCTGTCTTGGCCTGTTCACTGCTGCACGGGTTTGCGAACAAGTGCGCACCGGTATCCAGGCGCTGCCTGGCGGCCAGGAATCGGCGGCCAGAGCCATGGGCTTCAAACTGCCACAGATCTACTGGAACGTGCTGCTGCCCCAGGCCTATCGCATCATCATTCCACCCCTGACCTCGGAATTCCTGAACGTCTTCAAGAACTCGTCCGTAGCCTCGTTAATCGGCCTTATGGAGCTGCTTGCGCAGACCAAACAGACCGCCGAGTTCTCCGCCAACCTGTTCGAAGCCTTCACCTTGGCGACGCTGATCTACTTCACCTTGAACATGAGCCTGATGCTGTTGATGCGCATGATCGAGAAGAAAATTGCAGTGCCCGGGCTGATTTCCCTGGGAGGTAAATAA
- a CDS encoding amino acid ABC transporter permease, whose amino-acid sequence MMDFSGIVPALPGMWNGMILTLQLMALGVIGGIALGTVLALMRLSSSKLLARLAGAYVNYFRSIPLLLVITWFYLAVPFVLRWITGEDTPIGAFTSCLVAFMMFEAAYFCEIVRAGVQSIPKGQMGAAQALGMNYGQMMRLIILPQAFRKMTPLLLQQSIILFQDTSLVYAVGLVDFLNATRSSGDIIGRSNEFLIFAGLVYFTISFAASLLVKRLQKRFAV is encoded by the coding sequence ATAATGGACTTCAGTGGAATTGTTCCCGCCCTGCCGGGGATGTGGAACGGCATGATCTTGACCCTGCAACTGATGGCGCTGGGCGTCATCGGCGGCATTGCGCTTGGCACTGTCCTGGCATTGATGCGCTTGTCATCGAGCAAGTTGCTGGCAAGGCTCGCTGGCGCTTACGTGAACTACTTTCGCTCGATCCCGCTGCTGCTGGTAATCACCTGGTTCTATCTGGCGGTGCCGTTTGTGCTGCGCTGGATCACTGGCGAGGACACCCCGATCGGAGCGTTCACCTCCTGCCTGGTGGCGTTCATGATGTTCGAGGCCGCGTACTTCTGCGAAATCGTACGGGCCGGTGTCCAGTCCATCCCAAAAGGCCAGATGGGCGCAGCCCAGGCGTTAGGGATGAACTACGGGCAAATGATGCGCTTGATCATCCTGCCTCAGGCGTTTCGCAAAATGACCCCGCTGCTGCTGCAGCAGAGCATCATTTTGTTCCAGGACACGTCGCTGGTGTATGCAGTCGGCCTGGTGGACTTCCTCAATGCCACGCGCTCCAGTGGCGACATCATTGGCCGTTCCAATGAGTTCCTGATCTTCGCCGGTCTGGTGTATTTCACGATCAGCTTTGCCGCCTCGCTGCTGGTGAAGCGTCTGCAAAAAAGGTTTGCCGTATGA
- a CDS encoding amino acid ABC transporter ATP-binding protein: protein MISIKNINKWYGDFQVLTDCSTEVKKGEVVVVCGPSGSGKSTLIKCVNALEPFQKGDIIVDGTSISDPKTNLPKLRSRVGMVFQHFELFPHLSIVENLTIAQIKVLGRSKAEATEKGLKLLERVGLSAHANKHPGQLSGGQQQRVAIARALAMDPVVMLFDEPTSALDPEMVNEVLDVMVQLAHEGMTMMCVTHEMGFARKVANRVIFMDQGQIVEDCEKEEFFGDVTARSERAQHFLAKILQH from the coding sequence ATGATTTCCATCAAGAATATCAACAAGTGGTACGGAGACTTCCAGGTGCTGACTGACTGCAGCACCGAGGTCAAAAAAGGTGAAGTGGTGGTGGTTTGCGGCCCATCCGGCTCTGGCAAATCGACACTGATCAAGTGCGTGAACGCGCTGGAACCCTTCCAGAAGGGCGACATCATTGTCGATGGCACCTCGATCAGCGACCCCAAGACCAACCTGCCCAAACTGCGTTCGCGGGTCGGCATGGTGTTTCAGCATTTCGAACTGTTCCCGCACCTGAGCATCGTCGAAAACCTGACCATCGCCCAGATCAAGGTCCTTGGCCGCAGCAAGGCCGAAGCCACCGAAAAAGGCCTCAAGCTGCTTGAGCGTGTCGGCTTGTCCGCGCATGCCAACAAGCACCCGGGGCAACTTTCCGGTGGTCAGCAGCAACGTGTGGCGATTGCCCGGGCGTTGGCGATGGACCCGGTGGTCATGCTGTTCGATGAACCGACCTCGGCTTTGGACCCGGAAATGGTCAACGAAGTGCTCGACGTCATGGTGCAACTGGCCCACGAAGGCATGACCATGATGTGCGTGACCCATGAAATGGGCTTCGCCCGCAAAGTGGCGAACCGAGTGATCTTCATGGATCAGGGGCAAATCGTCGAAGATTGCGAGAAAGAAGAGTTCTTTGGTGATGTGACCGCACGCTCCGAGCGCGCCCAGCACTTCCTTGCCAAGATCCTGCAACACTAA